The following are encoded together in the Candidatus Omnitrophota bacterium genome:
- the ychF gene encoding redox-regulated ATPase YchF, which yields MEIGIVGLPNVGKSTLFNALTGAGAAAANFPFTTIEPNIGIVPLPDERLNRLAEKFNSQKITPSGIRFVDIAGLVKGASQGEGLGNQFLGNIRAVDAVAHVVRCFQDDNVISVLERLDPSNAIDIIDTELLLSDMQQAQKAAEKFRGPAQSGDKKAKEKISLLESALEAFNQGKPARHLNLPEEFLNEFQFLTAKPILFIANTGEDKVPQELLLPIEERAKKEKAEVVALCAKMEAEILQLPEEERRAYYDAAGITSPGLARLAQTGRHLLKLVCFFTAGPKEARAWLVPQGTRAVKAAGKIHTDIERGFIRAEIYQYDDLMNLGSYKAVQEKGLVRLEGKDYEIKEGDVVYFRFSV from the coding sequence ATGGAAATTGGAATTGTCGGGCTTCCCAATGTGGGCAAGTCCACGCTTTTTAACGCATTGACCGGAGCCGGCGCGGCGGCGGCGAATTTTCCGTTTACGACGATCGAACCTAATATTGGCATTGTTCCTTTGCCGGATGAGAGGCTTAATCGTTTGGCAGAAAAATTCAACAGCCAAAAGATAACACCATCGGGAATTCGTTTTGTGGATATTGCCGGTTTGGTCAAGGGCGCAAGCCAAGGAGAAGGGCTGGGAAATCAATTTTTAGGCAATATCCGCGCGGTGGATGCCGTGGCTCATGTGGTGCGTTGTTTCCAGGATGATAATGTCATCAGCGTTTTAGAACGCCTGGATCCTTCCAATGCGATCGATATCATTGATACTGAACTTTTACTATCTGACATGCAGCAAGCTCAGAAAGCTGCGGAAAAATTCCGCGGGCCGGCTCAATCAGGTGATAAAAAAGCTAAAGAAAAGATTTCTTTACTGGAAAGTGCCTTAGAGGCTTTTAACCAAGGAAAGCCGGCCCGTCATTTAAATTTGCCGGAAGAATTCTTGAACGAGTTTCAGTTCTTAACGGCTAAGCCGATCCTTTTTATCGCTAATACCGGCGAGGATAAAGTTCCTCAGGAATTATTATTGCCAATTGAGGAGCGCGCCAAAAAAGAAAAGGCTGAAGTGGTCGCATTGTGCGCCAAGATGGAAGCAGAAATTTTGCAATTACCCGAAGAAGAGCGCCGGGCTTATTATGACGCCGCCGGGATCACCTCGCCGGGATTAGCGCGCTTGGCCCAAACCGGTCGTCATTTACTTAAATTAGTTTGTTTCTTTACGGCTGGGCCCAAAGAAGCGCGGGCATGGCTTGTTCCGCAAGGGACACGGGCTGTTAAGGCTGCCGGAAAGATCCATACGGATATTGAGCGTGGTTTTATCCGTGCCGAAATTTATCAATATGATGATCTCATGAATTTGGGAAGCTACAAAGCTGTTCAGGAAAAAGGATTAGTCCGCCTAGAAGGTAAAGATTACGAGATCAAAGAAGGCGATGTTGTTTATTTCAGGTTTTCTGTTTGA
- a CDS encoding response regulator, producing MKKHILVVDDDPTSNALVSLLLKANEFDVSVATDGEEGLEKAGSNKPDLIVLDVMMPKMDGYTFLRKLKQINALAIPPVIMLTSKDKMEETFKLEGVAAYFVKPLETDKFLTKVIECLK from the coding sequence ATGAAAAAACACATTTTAGTTGTAGACGACGATCCAACAAGCAATGCCTTGGTGAGCCTTTTATTGAAGGCCAATGAGTTTGATGTTTCCGTCGCAACGGACGGAGAAGAAGGCTTGGAAAAGGCCGGTTCAAACAAACCGGATCTGATCGTTTTGGATGTTATGATGCCCAAAATGGACGGCTATACGTTTTTAAGGAAGCTCAAACAGATCAACGCCCTTGCTATCCCGCCTGTTATTATGTTGACTTCCAAAGACAAAATGGAAGAAACATTTAAACTGGAAGGCGTTGCCGCGTATTTTGTTAAACCTTTGGAAACGGATAAATTTTTAACGAAAGTCATCGAATGTTTAAAGTAG
- a CDS encoding RidA family protein, producing the protein MEKKVVKACKAPQPIGPYHQAVSTGSLVYTSGQIAIDPKTGELCQGAVADQARLVLNNLKGILEDAGSSLEKVIKTTVFLKNMGDFAEMNKVYAEFFKAEQAPARSTVEVARLPKDVLVEIEAVAII; encoded by the coding sequence ATGGAAAAGAAAGTCGTCAAAGCCTGTAAAGCTCCGCAACCTATCGGGCCTTATCATCAAGCCGTGTCAACGGGAAGTTTGGTTTATACATCCGGACAAATTGCCATTGATCCTAAAACTGGTGAACTGTGCCAAGGGGCCGTGGCTGATCAGGCGCGCCTTGTGCTGAATAATCTTAAAGGTATTTTGGAAGATGCCGGCTCGTCGTTAGAAAAGGTTATTAAAACGACGGTGTTTTTAAAGAATATGGGTGATTTTGCCGAGATGAATAAAGTTTATGCAGAATTTTTCAAAGCCGAGCAAGCTCCGGCGCGTTCTACCGTTGAGGTGGCTAGGCTGCCGAAGGATGTTTTGGTCGAAATTGAAGCAGTGGCGATCATTTAG
- a CDS encoding response regulator, which produces MDDRPLTTGEIAQYCHVTHRAVLKWVVSGKLKAYRTPGKHSRVALQDFLVFLRKYSMPVPQEIAQQLSTFREKKKKILIVDDDKEMSNSIKRAFYNDDSYEIEVAYDGFSAGQKYSEYNPDLIILDIKMPGLDGYEVCSRIRKTNKDVKILSISGFADLDGIEKMIKLGANDYLAKPFTNRFLKTKIQKLLE; this is translated from the coding sequence ATGGATGACAGGCCTTTGACAACAGGAGAAATAGCTCAGTATTGCCATGTGACACATCGGGCTGTTTTAAAATGGGTTGTGTCCGGAAAATTAAAAGCTTATCGTACTCCCGGAAAGCATAGCAGGGTAGCATTGCAAGACTTTTTGGTTTTCCTCAGGAAATACAGCATGCCTGTCCCGCAAGAAATCGCGCAACAACTGTCTACATTCCGAGAAAAAAAGAAAAAGATCCTCATTGTTGATGATGATAAGGAAATGAGCAATTCTATCAAAAGAGCATTTTATAACGATGACAGCTATGAGATCGAAGTGGCCTATGACGGGTTTAGTGCCGGCCAGAAATATTCAGAATATAATCCTGACTTGATCATTTTAGATATAAAAATGCCCGGACTAGACGGGTATGAAGTTTGTTCGCGCATTCGAAAAACCAATAAGGATGTTAAGATCCTGTCTATCTCCGGATTTGCCGATCTGGATGGCATAGAAAAGATGATAAAACTCGGAGCTAATGATTATTTGGCTAAGCCTTTTACCAATCGTTTTTTAAAAACAAAGATCCAGAAATTGTTGGAGTGA
- the ala gene encoding alanine dehydrogenase codes for MKMGATLILTRQEIARLINMKKAIRVVEEAFYQYGLDRVQMPAKIYLDLKKFQGDFRAMPAYIEKFKLCTLKWVNAHPRNKKFGFPSVMAVIILSDPKNGFPLSILDGTLLTSFRTGAGAAVAAKYLARKNSSVVGLVGCGVQAHTQLLGLREVLKIKEVKVFDQQTVLARKFISQMQVKQEKMSVARDIKSCVEGCDVIVTTTPSRKPIVQWGWIKKGAHINAVGADAKGKQELDPMILKRSKVVVDDWAQASHSGEINVPVSKGFITKKNIYATLGEIVAGRKKGRASSNEVTVFDSTGLAIQDVAVAQVAYQAAVRQKIGTKIRII; via the coding sequence ATGAAAATGGGAGCAACGCTTATTTTAACGCGTCAAGAGATAGCGCGCTTGATCAATATGAAAAAGGCGATTCGCGTTGTTGAAGAAGCTTTTTATCAATATGGATTGGATCGTGTGCAGATGCCGGCAAAGATCTATTTGGACTTAAAAAAATTCCAAGGTGATTTCCGCGCTATGCCGGCGTATATTGAAAAATTCAAACTCTGCACGCTTAAATGGGTAAATGCCCATCCAAGAAACAAGAAGTTTGGATTTCCGTCGGTCATGGCCGTTATTATTTTAAGCGATCCTAAAAATGGTTTTCCTTTAAGTATTTTGGATGGAACATTATTAACCAGTTTTCGCACCGGAGCGGGAGCGGCGGTCGCGGCAAAATATTTAGCTAGGAAGAATTCTTCCGTTGTGGGATTGGTTGGGTGCGGGGTTCAAGCGCATACCCAGCTTTTGGGCCTGCGGGAGGTTTTAAAGATAAAGGAAGTGAAAGTTTTTGATCAACAAACGGTTTTGGCTAGAAAATTTATTTCGCAGATGCAAGTGAAACAAGAAAAGATGTCGGTAGCGCGAGATATTAAAAGTTGTGTTGAAGGATGTGATGTTATTGTGACGACGACTCCCTCGCGAAAACCGATCGTTCAATGGGGATGGATCAAAAAAGGGGCGCATATCAATGCCGTGGGTGCTGATGCTAAGGGCAAGCAAGAACTTGACCCGATGATCCTTAAAAGATCCAAAGTTGTAGTTGATGATTGGGCTCAAGCGTCGCATAGCGGAGAGATCAATGTTCCCGTCAGTAAAGGTTTTATAACGAAGAAAAATATCTACGCGACCTTAGGAGAAATTGTTGCCGGGCGGAAAAAAGGGCGGGCTTCTTCTAATGAAGTCACTGTTTTTGACTCTACGGGTTTAGCCATCCAAGATGTTGCGGTAGCTCAAGTGGCCTATCAGGCGGCGGTTCGGCAAAAAATCGGTACCAAGATTAGAATCATTTGA
- a CDS encoding PAS domain S-box protein translates to MDYIYFIYGLGFLVLASISFILQRKNSPQISWFWLGMFGIVHGAAEWFVLASFYTSNVQTLELISRILSIASFAILVKFGFENTAPLSGRRGNILIGILLLCVVFAGQMLAGSLGADILSRYFLGFPGGVFAAIVIFIKAKEQKKYGWHWLSLAGLFFGLYAFTQIMVPRADFFPASSLNSQIFMETLGFPVQLARAALTFLIAMFAWAFWWISTEIEHQRNHKVSFRYLVFLSLFVLTIIVFGWIFTALIGQQGKNSMREEMLNRAKIAAAALNPSEIAVLEGNDQDINKAEFQHIRTRLMAMRFASGEFRFIYLMGYRNGEVFFLADSEPSQSEDYSPPGQVYTEATPEMIQSFSTGRSFVEGPWTDRWGTWVSAFAPIRSSANDQVVALLGIDLDSGDWESIIFKSRLIGVLFTLILCLVVIGFSIFSIFMRESSIKIAASEDRFRTIFEKAPEGVFIFNADDQRILEANPFVSDALGHHRSELLNMTFDQLFPGLKLGKDYKSDFGEDGPGLIFTEECQFQKKDFSLVDFELTGIGLKFHDKNSILVFMRDVSQRKHVEEILKRNEEYYRSLIENALDIITIVDEAGIIRYISASAFDALGYYPEDLIGKNAFDFIYYDDIPKMQLHLIQILKDPQALRLDTFRFRHRDGSWRILESKGQNRLTDPDVKGIVLNSRDVTARRKTEDRIDKLNNCLVELGTNSDENINKLVALCGELLGASCALYNSLQEGLLCSVGRWQTPEDFNPKDKPEGHICFDVIKKSSEEVIVIQDLPNTPYAQSDPNVKKYGLKTYIGKAIKCSDVYTGSLCLVYQKDFVPADEDKKLFGIIASAISLEEERRFSRKKIQEQVFFLQRLIDAFPNPVFYKDTNFRYTGFNQAFQDFLGLPKEQVIGKTVRDVVAPADAEKHNQKDTDLLNSKSDTIQIYEMDMKSSDGNAHRVVVYKALFFSADGSLGGIVGTIVDITERKRIEEKISEIQRQQEALLNNIPDIAWLKDKESRIVNANEAFCKSCGLNPKDVIGKNDFELWPKDLAEKYRADDIEVMNSRVRKVMEEPIEHKSGKREWIETIKTPVFSPQGEILGSVGIGRDITQRKKAEEEIRKLLRAIEQSPSSVVITNTSGNIEYVNPKFSEATGYSFSEAIGKNPRILKSGETSSDEYKGLWEAITSGQEWRGIFHNKRKNGELFWESASISPVRNIDGVITHFVAIKEDITEQKKMSDELLLRNQELIKREEELSKALGDLKMAHGELKNTQNQLLQAEKLAAIGQLAAGVAHEINNPLGFISSNLETLEQYIDSYLEILRATEELKMSVGEKDLKEANAIRQKITQLEKDKNFDFIVSDVANLIKESKGGIDRIKRIVKDLRTFARDDKDVMSLSSVEEVLDGVINIVWNEIKYKADLHKEYGQAPAVQCNAQRLGQVFMNILVNAVQAIREKGTINIKTFFDQKNVYVEIEDSGSGIAKEDILKIFDPFFTTKPVGKGTGLGLSISYDIIKKHGGEIKVESEPGKGSKFTVVLPRGASKA, encoded by the coding sequence ATGGATTATATTTACTTTATTTATGGACTAGGATTCCTTGTTCTGGCATCTATCTCTTTTATTTTGCAGCGAAAAAATTCTCCTCAGATTTCTTGGTTTTGGTTAGGAATGTTTGGGATCGTTCATGGAGCAGCCGAATGGTTTGTTCTAGCCAGTTTTTATACCAGCAATGTTCAGACCCTTGAGCTGATATCGAGGATCTTATCCATTGCTTCATTTGCCATATTAGTGAAATTTGGATTTGAGAATACTGCGCCATTGTCGGGACGCAGGGGCAATATCCTGATAGGGATCTTATTATTATGTGTTGTCTTCGCCGGACAAATGTTGGCAGGATCGTTGGGGGCGGACATATTATCACGATATTTCCTAGGATTTCCGGGGGGAGTCTTTGCCGCTATTGTTATTTTTATTAAGGCCAAAGAGCAAAAGAAGTACGGATGGCATTGGCTTTCCTTGGCAGGCTTGTTTTTCGGGCTGTATGCTTTTACGCAGATCATGGTTCCTCGGGCAGATTTTTTCCCCGCGTCATCGTTGAATTCTCAAATATTTATGGAAACCTTGGGATTTCCGGTCCAGTTAGCGCGTGCCGCGTTGACTTTCCTTATCGCTATGTTCGCGTGGGCTTTTTGGTGGATCAGCACAGAAATTGAACATCAACGCAATCATAAAGTTTCGTTCCGTTATCTTGTTTTTCTTTCCCTTTTTGTTCTGACGATCATCGTCTTTGGATGGATATTTACCGCGTTGATCGGCCAGCAGGGAAAGAATTCAATGCGCGAAGAGATGCTCAATCGAGCAAAGATCGCCGCCGCGGCTTTAAATCCTAGCGAGATTGCCGTGCTGGAGGGAAACGATCAGGACATCAATAAGGCGGAATTTCAGCATATTCGGACCCGGCTGATGGCTATGCGTTTTGCCAGCGGAGAGTTTAGATTTATTTACTTGATGGGATATCGTAATGGTGAAGTGTTCTTTCTTGCGGACTCTGAACCGTCTCAATCGGAAGATTATTCGCCTCCCGGCCAGGTCTATACGGAAGCAACACCAGAAATGATCCAGTCTTTTTCAACCGGAAGATCATTTGTGGAAGGCCCTTGGACCGACCGCTGGGGGACATGGGTTTCGGCGTTTGCTCCGATCAGGAGCTCAGCCAATGATCAAGTTGTTGCTCTTTTAGGCATTGATCTGGATTCAGGAGACTGGGAGAGCATTATTTTTAAAAGCCGGCTTATTGGTGTTTTGTTTACTCTTATTTTGTGCTTGGTCGTTATCGGATTTTCTATTTTCTCGATCTTTATGCGGGAATCTTCGATAAAGATCGCGGCGTCGGAAGACCGGTTCCGGACTATTTTTGAGAAAGCACCGGAGGGAGTCTTTATTTTTAATGCGGACGATCAGCGTATCTTGGAGGCGAATCCGTTTGTTTCCGATGCTTTGGGCCATCATCGCAGCGAGTTGCTTAACATGACCTTTGACCAGCTTTTTCCCGGGCTTAAATTGGGAAAAGATTATAAAAGCGACTTTGGAGAAGATGGCCCGGGATTAATTTTCACGGAAGAATGCCAATTCCAGAAGAAAGATTTTTCACTTGTGGATTTTGAACTAACGGGGATCGGATTGAAATTTCACGATAAAAATAGCATCTTGGTTTTTATGCGTGATGTTTCTCAGCGAAAGCATGTCGAAGAAATACTAAAACGAAATGAGGAATATTATCGTTCTCTTATAGAAAATGCTCTGGATATCATTACGATCGTTGATGAAGCGGGAATTATCCGCTATATAAGCGCTTCTGCTTTTGATGCCCTTGGTTATTATCCGGAAGACTTGATCGGGAAAAACGCTTTTGATTTTATCTATTACGATGATATCCCTAAAATGCAACTTCACTTGATCCAGATCCTTAAAGATCCGCAGGCGCTTCGCTTGGATACGTTTCGTTTTCGCCATCGGGACGGGTCATGGCGCATCTTGGAATCTAAAGGGCAAAACCGTCTTACGGACCCTGATGTAAAAGGCATTGTCCTTAATTCCCGAGATGTTACAGCACGCAGGAAAACAGAAGATCGGATCGACAAGTTGAATAATTGCCTTGTTGAGTTAGGAACCAACTCGGATGAAAATATCAATAAACTTGTCGCGCTTTGCGGAGAGCTTTTAGGTGCAAGTTGTGCGCTTTACAACTCTCTTCAGGAAGGGCTTCTATGCTCTGTGGGAAGATGGCAGACGCCGGAAGATTTCAATCCAAAAGATAAGCCCGAGGGCCACATCTGTTTTGATGTTATCAAAAAGTCATCCGAAGAAGTCATTGTTATTCAAGATCTGCCCAATACACCCTATGCCCAAAGTGATCCCAATGTTAAGAAATATGGGCTCAAGACATATATCGGAAAAGCTATTAAATGTTCTGATGTTTATACCGGCTCTTTGTGCCTTGTTTACCAAAAAGACTTTGTGCCTGCCGATGAGGACAAGAAGCTTTTTGGTATTATTGCCTCAGCAATAAGCCTGGAAGAAGAGCGGCGTTTTTCAAGAAAGAAGATTCAAGAACAGGTTTTCTTTCTCCAAAGGCTGATCGACGCGTTTCCCAATCCTGTATTTTATAAAGATACTAATTTTCGCTATACCGGGTTTAACCAAGCATTTCAAGATTTTCTTGGGCTCCCCAAAGAGCAGGTCATAGGAAAAACAGTCCGCGATGTTGTTGCGCCGGCAGATGCCGAAAAACATAATCAAAAAGACACAGATCTTTTGAATAGCAAAAGTGATACCATCCAGATCTACGAAATGGATATGAAAAGTTCAGATGGAAATGCCCACCGTGTTGTTGTTTACAAGGCATTATTCTTTAGCGCGGACGGCTCTTTAGGAGGTATTGTCGGAACGATCGTTGATATCACCGAACGTAAAAGAATTGAAGAAAAGATATCAGAGATCCAGCGCCAACAGGAAGCCTTGCTTAATAATATTCCTGATATCGCCTGGCTTAAAGATAAAGAAAGCCGGATCGTTAATGCCAATGAGGCTTTTTGCAAGTCTTGCGGCCTTAACCCAAAAGATGTCATTGGAAAAAATGACTTTGAACTTTGGCCGAAAGACTTAGCGGAAAAATACCGGGCGGATGACATTGAAGTTATGAACAGCCGGGTGCGGAAAGTCATGGAAGAGCCCATTGAACATAAGTCCGGAAAAAGAGAATGGATCGAAACGATCAAGACACCCGTTTTTAGCCCTCAGGGTGAAATATTGGGAAGCGTTGGTATCGGACGGGATATCACTCAACGTAAGAAAGCGGAAGAAGAGATCCGGAAGTTATTGCGTGCTATTGAGCAAAGCCCCAGTTCGGTTGTTATCACGAACACTTCCGGAAACATTGAATACGTTAATCCGAAATTCTCTGAAGCGACCGGGTATAGTTTTTCGGAGGCCATAGGGAAAAATCCTAGAATTCTAAAATCAGGAGAAACTTCTTCGGATGAATACAAAGGGCTATGGGAAGCGATCACCAGCGGTCAAGAATGGCGAGGGATATTCCATAACAAAAGAAAGAACGGAGAATTATTCTGGGAGTCGGCTTCTATTTCTCCGGTCCGCAACATTGATGGTGTCATCACGCATTTTGTCGCGATCAAAGAAGATATTACGGAACAAAAAAAGATGAGCGATGAGCTTCTCCTAAGAAATCAGGAACTTATCAAAAGAGAAGAAGAGCTTAGCAAAGCATTGGGTGATCTCAAAATGGCACACGGAGAATTGAAAAATACCCAAAACCAGCTTCTTCAGGCCGAAAAGTTAGCCGCCATCGGGCAATTAGCGGCGGGCGTTGCGCATGAGATCAATAATCCGCTAGGATTTATCAGTAGCAACCTCGAGACCTTAGAGCAGTATATTGACAGCTATCTAGAGATCTTGCGCGCGACGGAAGAGCTAAAAATGTCGGTCGGGGAAAAGGACTTAAAAGAGGCGAATGCTATTCGCCAGAAAATTACTCAACTGGAGAAAGATAAGAATTTTGATTTTATCGTTTCTGACGTGGCTAATTTGATCAAAGAATCAAAAGGCGGCATTGACCGTATTAAAAGGATCGTTAAAGATTTAAGAACATTCGCTCGTGATGATAAAGATGTGATGAGTCTATCCAGCGTGGAAGAAGTTTTAGACGGGGTTATCAATATTGTCTGGAACGAGATCAAATACAAGGCAGATCTGCATAAAGAATATGGACAGGCTCCGGCGGTGCAATGCAATGCGCAAAGGCTGGGCCAGGTTTTCATGAATATTCTGGTGAACGCCGTTCAGGCGATCAGAGAAAAAGGAACGATCAACATCAAAACGTTCTTTGACCAGAAAAATGTTTATGTGGAAATTGAAGACAGCGGAAGCGGCATTGCCAAAGAAGATATTCTTAAGATATTTGATCCGTTCTTTACTACAAAACCTGTTGGAAAAGGGACCGGGCTGGGTTTAAGCATTAGTTATGATATTATCAAAAAACACGGCGGAGAAATAAAGGTTGAGTCAGAGCCCGGGAAGGGGTCAAAATTTACGGTCGTTTTGCCCCGAGGGGCTTCGAAAGCATAG
- a CDS encoding dipeptide epimerase: protein MNTFIKNVKVSVVKAPLIQSFRTAKGTHDFLENIFFTITLTDGTKGFGEAAVAQHITGETIEQTLRHLRSIKNEIIGKEIFDYLAISLSLYGRFSANRCAIAAVEMALLDALTRKINVPLWRFFGPSPKKITSDVTIVIADLNETEKMTQRFFRQGFRAFKIKVGRDFDLDIKRVLLIKKIIRNCEFYIDANQGYSADETLSFVKTLRRFKAIPSLIEQPVPKKDWEGLKKVTRLSKIAVCADESVSTLVDANKAIREKACHAVNIKPMKFGLLQAREVAHLCKANRIKLMMGGMMETSLAMTASAHLAAGLGYFDFIDLDTPFFIKGKYAGSPYLSHSGTYDLSSAKPGIGIQFK from the coding sequence ATGAACACTTTTATAAAAAACGTTAAAGTTTCCGTTGTTAAAGCGCCTCTTATCCAGTCGTTTCGCACTGCCAAGGGAACGCACGATTTCCTTGAAAACATTTTCTTTACTATCACGCTTACCGACGGTACCAAAGGTTTCGGAGAAGCGGCGGTCGCACAGCACATTACCGGAGAAACGATTGAGCAGACACTGCGTCATTTAAGATCCATCAAAAATGAGATCATCGGAAAAGAAATTTTTGATTATCTGGCCATTTCTTTATCATTGTACGGAAGATTTTCTGCCAATCGTTGCGCTATCGCGGCTGTTGAAATGGCCTTGCTGGATGCCTTAACCAGAAAGATCAATGTTCCTTTATGGCGGTTTTTTGGGCCTAGCCCTAAGAAGATCACCAGTGATGTCACCATCGTGATCGCCGATCTAAACGAAACGGAAAAAATGACGCAGCGGTTTTTTCGGCAGGGTTTTCGCGCTTTTAAGATAAAAGTCGGGCGTGATTTCGACTTAGACATTAAAAGAGTTTTATTGATCAAAAAGATCATCCGTAACTGTGAATTCTATATTGATGCCAATCAAGGGTATTCGGCCGATGAAACACTTTCCTTTGTTAAAACACTGAGGCGTTTTAAAGCCATTCCTTCCTTGATCGAACAGCCCGTTCCTAAAAAAGACTGGGAAGGATTAAAGAAGGTTACTCGGCTTAGCAAAATTGCTGTTTGTGCCGATGAAAGCGTTTCAACCTTGGTAGATGCCAATAAAGCTATTCGTGAAAAAGCCTGTCATGCGGTGAATATCAAGCCGATGAAATTCGGGCTTTTGCAAGCCAGGGAAGTCGCGCATTTGTGCAAAGCTAACCGGATAAAGCTGATGATGGGCGGCATGATGGAAACGTCTCTAGCCATGACAGCTTCGGCACATTTAGCCGCCGGATTAGGTTACTTTGACTTCATTGATCTTGATACGCCTTTTTTTATTAAAGGAAAATACGCCGGTAGCCCTTACCTGAGCCATAGCGGAACATATGATTTAAGCTCAGCCAAGCCGGGCATCGGGATCCAGTTTAAGTAA
- a CDS encoding response regulator, with the protein MKKKKILIIDDDDGMRSAIRRFLAAEGKYEIDEVSDGSMVEEKIKQFSPQLLLLDIRMPEKDGYEVCLSIRRNASLNNIKIIAMSGLAGNIGDAIIRALGADCFFEKPFDNEKLKAKIAELLGDE; encoded by the coding sequence ATGAAAAAGAAAAAAATCCTCATTATTGATGATGACGACGGAATGCGTAGCGCTATTCGGAGGTTTCTGGCCGCAGAAGGAAAATACGAAATTGACGAAGTGTCAGACGGGTCTATGGTCGAAGAAAAGATCAAGCAATTTTCTCCGCAGCTTCTTCTTTTGGATATCCGCATGCCGGAAAAAGACGGCTATGAGGTTTGTTTAAGTATCCGCAGAAATGCCAGTTTAAACAATATTAAGATCATCGCGATGTCCGGATTAGCCGGCAATATCGGGGATGCGATCATTCGAGCTTTGGGGGCCGACTGTTTTTTTGAGAAACCGTTTGATAATGAAAAACTAAAAGCTAAGATCGCGGAGCTTCTGGGGGACGAATAA
- a CDS encoding DUF819 family protein, producing MTQNHFFIVCVLLAIEIFILVISSHRNFKRYFQLLPSVFWIYFLPMLASTLGVIDGKNPLYAKLTTYLLPPSLFILLMTVDVRAILRLGKIALIMFFAGSLGIVLGAPLVFSLFKKWIGADFWSGFGALSGSWSGGSANMIAVKESLNVPDPIFLPMVVVDTVVPYFWMGILVALSGLQIYFDRWNRSDRAVLDELGQRVATIFIQEKKIRFGATILILALAAFAGYLAQFLAEFLPVIEDMISTYAWTIILVSFLGISLSFTPARNLERFHSTKIGYFLLYFVLTSIGARADLSNIPSSAILILAGFLIVFIHFIFLLTVAKMIKAPFFLVATASQANIGGVASAPIVAEIYQSGLASVGLLLAILGNIVGTYFGIIAGQLCRAFSSG from the coding sequence ATGACCCAAAATCATTTTTTTATTGTTTGCGTTCTTCTGGCCATTGAGATCTTTATTCTTGTTATTTCTTCGCATAGAAATTTTAAACGTTACTTTCAGCTCCTTCCTTCCGTCTTCTGGATCTATTTTCTGCCGATGCTGGCTTCTACTCTTGGTGTTATTGACGGGAAAAACCCTCTTTACGCGAAATTAACGACGTATCTTTTGCCGCCCAGCCTTTTTATTTTACTCATGACAGTGGATGTGCGGGCGATTTTGCGTTTAGGCAAAATCGCCCTGATCATGTTCTTCGCGGGAAGCCTAGGGATCGTCTTGGGAGCGCCGTTGGTATTTTCTCTTTTTAAAAAATGGATCGGAGCGGATTTCTGGTCCGGATTTGGCGCGCTTTCCGGTTCTTGGAGCGGGGGAAGTGCCAATATGATCGCTGTTAAAGAATCTTTGAATGTACCCGACCCTATTTTTCTTCCGATGGTGGTTGTGGATACGGTTGTTCCATATTTTTGGATGGGTATTCTGGTAGCCTTGTCAGGTCTTCAGATTTATTTTGACCGGTGGAACCGCTCGGATAGAGCGGTATTGGATGAATTAGGGCAAAGGGTTGCAACCATATTTATCCAAGAAAAGAAAATAAGATTTGGCGCGACAATCCTTATTCTGGCTTTAGCGGCCTTTGCCGGATACCTTGCGCAATTTCTCGCAGAATTCCTTCCTGTTATTGAAGACATGATCTCAACTTATGCGTGGACGATCATTCTCGTGTCTTTTTTAGGGATCTCGCTTTCCTTTACTCCGGCAAGAAATTTAGAGCGATTTCATTCGACAAAAATAGGGTATTTTCTTTTGTATTTTGTTCTTACCTCTATCGGCGCGAGGGCAGATCTAAGCAATATCCCATCTTCAGCTATTTTGATCTTAGCGGGATTTCTTATTGTTTTTATCCATTTTATTTTTCTCCTCACTGTGGCAAAAATGATCAAAGCTCCGTTTTTCTTGGTGGCGACTGCCAGTCAGGCTAATATCGGCGGGGTAGCCTCGGCTCCTATCGTTGCTGAAATATACCAGTCGGGCCTTGCTTCGGTGGGATTGCTTCTGGCTATCCTTGGGAATATTGTCGGCACTTACTTTGGAATTATTGCCGGACAACTTTGCAGGGCCTTTTCGTCCGGGTAG